GGCACCTGGCCGGGCTCTTCACCGACATTGGGTACGCTTTCGGGGCCACCCAGGTGGGGCGGGTGCGGGCCCTTCTCCAGGCGGAGGTGGACCGGCTCACGGGCCACCGCTACGGCCGGAACTTCCTGCGGGTGGGCGGGGTTTGGCGGGAGGGGGCGGTGGACCTCGAGGCCCTCAAGAGCTACCAGATGGAGCTTGCCCGCATGCTTCCCCGCCTCCTCAAGCACCCCCAGGTCTTGGACCGCATGCGCTACGTGGGCCGGGTTCGCCAAGCCGAGGCCCTGGCCTACGGTTTTGTGGGGCCCACCGCCCGGGCCAGCGGGGTGGCCCGCGACCTACGGGAAGAGGATCCCTATTACCCAGGCTTACGGCCTGTGGTGCGGCAGGGGGGGGACGTCCTGGCCCGGGCCCAGGTCTACGCCGCGGAGGCCCTGGAGGCCTTGGCGCATGCCCGGCGTTTCCTGAGGGCGCTCCCCCCTGGGCCCTTGTTCCGGGAGGTGCCGGAAGGGGACGGGGAGGCCCTGGCCCGGGTGGAGGCCGGGCGGGGAGAGGTCTTCTGGTGGGTGCGCTTGGAAGGGGGGCGGGTGGTCCTGGCCGAGGGGGTGGATCCCAGCTTCAAGAACTGGCGGGCCCTGGAGCTGGCGGTGAGGGGAGAGGGGCTTCCGGACTTTCCCCTCTGCAACAAGTCTTTTGACCTCTCCTATGCAGGGAGCGACCTTTAGGGGGGTAGGGTGAGCCTGCTTGTCAGTCTGCGCGTGGGGCTTCTTGCCCGTAGGTTGGAGGAGCTTCTTCAGGTGCCGGACCACGCCTTCGGCTATCCAGAGCTCAAGCCCGAGGGGCTTTCCAGGGAGGCCCGGGCCCACCTCCTCCGCCTCTGCCCGAGCCGGGCCTTCGGGGAAGAGGGAGGCCTCTTCCAGCTGGACCTGGCCCGGTGCGTGGGGTGCGGCCGGTGTGTCCTGGCCCACCCGGAGGCGGTGGGGGAGGTGCGGCGCCTCGAGGTGGCCGTGACCCGGAGGGAAGACCTGGTGCAGCGGGTGGACCTGGAGCAGAGGGCTTTCCTGGACCCCGGGCCGCCGCCCCCGCCAAGAAAGGAGCTCGCCCTGCCCACCCTGGCCTTCCGCGAGGTGAGCGCTGGGGACACAGGTCTTGCGGACTCGGAGGTGGCCCTCCTCGGCAACCCCTTTCACGACATGTCCCGGTTTGGCCTCTCCGTGGTGGCCTCGCCCCGGCACGCCGACGCCCTCCTGGTCACGGGCCCCGTGACCCGCAACATGGCCGAGGCGCTTCGCCGCACCTACGAGGCCATGCCCGAGCCCAAGGGCGTGGTGGCCGTGGGGAACGAGGCCATCGCTGGGGGGGCTTTCGCCGAAAGCCCCGAGGTGGTGGGCGGGGTGGATCGCCTGCTCCCCGTGGACGTGTACGTGCCCGGGGATCCCCCGCGACCCGGGGCCATCCTCCACGGCCTCTTGCTCCTTACGGGGCGGGCCCGCCAGCGGCTTCGGGGCGGAACCTTCCGCTAAACTTTGCCCATGGACTGGCTCCTCACCCCAGGTCCTGTGCGCTTGCACCCGAAGGCCTTGGAGGCCCTCGCCCGTCCCCAGCTCCACCACCGCACCGGGCCGGCCCGGGAGGTCTTCCTGAAGGCGAGGGGGCTTTTAAAGGAGGCCTTCCGCACCGAAGGCGAGGTCCTGATCCTCACGGGAAGCGGCACCTTGGCCATGGAGGCCCTGGTCACGAACCTCTTCGCCCCCGGGGAAAGGGTCCTGGTGCCCGTCTACGGCAAGTTCTCCGAGCGCTTTTACGAGATCGCCTTGGAGGCGGGCCTTGACGTCCACCGCCTGGACCTCCCCTATGGCCGGGTGCCCAGGCCCGAGGACGTGGCGCGGAAGGGCTACCGGGGCCTCCTCCTCGTCCACTCGGAGACCTCCACCGGGGCCCTCGCCGACCTTCCCGCCTTGAGCGGAGCCTTTAAGGCGGAAAACCCGGAGGGCCTGGTGGGGGCGGACATGGTGACGAGCCTCCTCTTGAGCGAGGTGGCCCTCGAGGCCTTTGGGGTGGACGCCGCGGCCTCCGGGAGCCAGAAGGGCCTCATGTGCCCTCCGGGCCTGGGGTTTGTGGCCCTTTCCCCTAGGGCCCTGGAGGGGCTTCGGCCTCGAGGCTACTACCTCAACCTGGCCCGGGAGCTTAAGGCCCAAAGGGAGGGGGAGAGCGCCTGGACGCCGGCCATCAACCTGGTCAGGGCGGTGGCTGCCGTCTTGGAGGAGGTTTTGCCCCGCCTTAAGGAGCACCTCGCCCTTAAGGCCTGGCAAAACGGGCTTCTCTACGGAGTAGGGGAGGAGAAGGGCCTGAAGGGGGTGCCCGAGGTGCGAAGCCCGGCGGTGGCGGCCTTCTACCTGCCCAAGGGGGCGGCCTACGGGGCGGTGAAGGAGGCCTTTGCCAGGAGGGGGGCGGTCATCGCCGGGGGGCAGGGGCCCTTGAAGGGGAGGATCTTCCGCCTCTCCCTCATGGGGGCCTACGACCGCTACGAGGCCCTGGGGGCGGCCGCCCTCTTCAGAGAGGTTTTGGACGAAATTCTTCCAGCTTCCTGAGCATGTCCTCCCGGGTGTAGACGGCCCGGGCCCCGCCCACCAGCTTGGGCCGGGTTTTGGCGGCGATGAGGGTCGCCTCCCCGATCCGTCTTACCGAAAGTCTCAGGGGTACGGCCACGGGGCGGAGGTGCATGCCGATGAGCACTCCGCCGATGTCCATGCCTCCCAAGGCCTGGGCCCTCAAGGACTCCACCATCACCGGGTCCTGGAAGCGTAAAAACGCGGCTGTGGCCAAGCTTCCCCCCGCCTTGGGGTGGGGGAAGACGGTGACCTCCTCCAGGCCGAAGGCCCGCACCGCCTCCCGCTCTACCACCAGGGCCCGGTTCAGGTGCTCGCAGGCCTGTACGGCCACCAAGATCCCCCGCGCCCGGAGGGGCGGCAGCAGGCCTTCCAAAATGGCCTCGGCCGCCTCGAGGCTCGGCCTCGTCCCCACCCTCTCCCCCAGGACCTCGCTGGTGGAGCCCCCGAGGACGAAGAGGCTCCCCTCGGGCATGGGGAAAAGCTCCAGGAACTCGCCTATGGCCTTCTCGGCCGCCCGCCGAATCTCCTCCATACCCTTAAGCCTAGCGCAGGCATCCGGTTTCCCTCGAGGAATAGGAAAGTGAAGGGAGGTCCGGGATGAAGCGGGTAGCGGTGTTGGGGTTGATGGCGGTCCTCGTGGTCTGGGGGGCGCTGGGCCAGATGGCCCGGCCCACGGAGGTCTACCACGCTGCCTTGAGCGGCCAGGGGGTGCGGGGCACAGCAGTAGTCGCTCCGGATCCCGCATGGGTGCCCGTCCCCAGGGAGGGCGGGGTGGCCAGGCCCTCTGGAGGCTGGGGGCGCCCTCAGTATACCCGTTCCCGTGGACCCCGGGCCCGGTCACCTCCGCAGGAGGAGGTCCAGGACGACAAAGAGCAGCATCCCCAGGCTCACCCCCACGTTGGCCTGGAAGAAGGCCAGGTCCACCTTGGAGAGGTCCTCGGGGGAGACCAGCCGGTGCTCCACCAGGAGGAGCCCTCCCACCAGAAGGAGGCCCAGGAAGTAGGGCCCCCCCGCCCCGTAGGCAAGCCCCGCCACAAGGAAGGCGAGCCAGGCCAGGAGGTGGGTGGTCCGGGCCACGGCGAGGGCCGCAGGAAGGCCGAAGCGAGCAGGCAGGCTTTTCACCCCGTGGGCCCGATCAAAGGCGTAATCCTGGGTGGCGTAAAGGATGTCAAACCCGGCGATCCAGAGCCCCACCCCGGCCCAAAGCCAGAGGGGGGCGGGGGCGAAGCTTCCCGTGACCGCGATCCAGCCCCCTGGGGCGGCGGCCCCAATGGTGAGGCCCAGGACGTAGTGGCAAAGCCAGGTGAAGCGCTTGGTGTAGCTATAGAAGACCAGGAAGAAGACAGCCACGGGCAGGAGGCGGGCGGTGAGGGGGTTGAGGTGGAGTCCGGCGTAGACCAGGAGAACCAGGCCCAAAAGGGCAAGGACCAGGGTCTCCCAAGGCTTCACCAGCCCCCGGGGAAGGTGGCGGTTCCGGGTTCTCGGGTTCAGGGCGTCCAGGCGCCAGTCAATGAGGCGGTTCAGGGCCATGGCCATGGTCCTGGCCCCCACCATGGCCAGGGTGACGAGGAGGAAGACCCGGAAGCCCGGCCACCCCCCTGCCGCCCAGAGCATGCCCCCGTAGGCGAAGGGGAGGGCGAAGAGGGTGTGCTCAAAGCGGACAAGCTCCAGGTAGAGCTTTAGCCGCCTCACCCTTTGCGCACCTCCAAAATCCGGTTTCTCTCGTCCACCAGGACCACGGTGGGCTTGAGGCCTTTGGCCTCTTCCTCCTCAAAGACCCCGTAGGCCACGAGGATGACCAGATCCCCGGGCTTCACCAGGTGGGCCGCGGCCCCGTTGATCTTGATCTCCCCCGAGCCCCTTTCCCCAGGGAGGGCGTAGGTGGTGAGCCAGGCCCCGTTGGTGAGGTCGTAGATGTCCACCTGCTCGTAAGGGAGAATCCCGGCGGCGTCCAAAAGGTCCTGGTCCACGGTCACCGAGCCCACGTAGTCCAGATCGGCCTCCGTGACCCGGGCCCGGTGGATCTTGGCGTGGAACATCACCCGCTTCACGGGGTCTAAGTTTAGCCCCCCTCCGCCCCTTCGGGTAGCGTCCCCTCCACGAAAAGGGTCTTGGCCCCCGTGTAGAGCACCTGGCCCATGGCGGCCTTTCGGGGCCGCCAGACGTGCTTCTTGCGGGTATAGTCCACGGGCACCTGGAGTTCCCCCCTCGCCTTGGAGTGGTAGGCGGCAAGCCTCGCGGCGAAGAGGAGGTCCTCTAGGGGGGGGCTTTTCCCCTCCGCCTTCAGGATCACGTGGCTTCCCGGCACCCCCTGGGCGTGGAACCAGAGGTCCTCGGAGTGGGCGGCGCGGGTTAAGAGGTCGTTTTCCTTGGCGTTCCTGCCCACCAGGACGAGGTAGCCGGAGGGGGAAGTATAGCGGAGGCCGAGCCGGCCTCCCTTTTCTTCCCTGGGCCTTTGGGAAAGCTGGAGGAGTTCCTCCAACGAGGCCTCCTTCACCCGGGCCATCTCCTCCTCCAAGGCCTTCACCCTGGCCTCGGTCTTGGGGATGAGGTCCAGGGCCTTCGTTGCGAGCTCCTCCAGGCGCCTAGCCCGCTCGTAGAGCTTCCTGGCGTTCTCCTGGGGGGAGAGGGCGGGGTCTAGGGGGATCTCCACCCTCTCCCCCAAGAACCCCTCCAGGACCACCCGGTCCGCCCCCTTGGGCACCTCCTGGAGCCGCGCGAGGAGGAGGTCAGCCTTTTGGCGGAGCTCCCCCGCCTCCTCCAGGCGCTCGAGGGCCCTCTGGTAGTCGGCAAGGCGGGCGAGGAGGGTCCGCTTCTCCCTTTCCAGGGCCTCGAGGAGGGGCTTCCTCAAGGCCGCCTTCTCCTCCTCGGCAAAGCGCCGCCTGAGCTCCTCGGAAAGCTCGGTGCGCAAGGTGGGGTCCTCCACCAGGGTCCGCAGGGCTTGGTACACCCGCTTCAGCCCCTCCTCGTCCAGGGGGGTTTCCGGGGTGAGGCCCGCCCTTTTGGCCAGCTCCTGGAGGAGCTCCTTGCCGATGCCGTCCACGTGGCGGACCAGGTCCTTTAGGGGCCTCCCCAAAAGGACCCGGAGGTCCTCCTCCTTTAGCGTCCTCGGGTCCAGCTTCTCGTAAGGGGGCGGGGGGGTGTAGGGGAGGCCCGGGCGGAGCTCCCGGTAGCGGTTCACCTCCTTGGTGATGACCCGGTCCACCCCCAGGAGGGTGCCGGTTTCGTCCAGGAGGAGGAGGTTGGCGTTCCGCCCCGTAGCCTCAAAGGCCAGGACCACAGGAGGGGTGTCCACGAAGCCCCTCTCCCCGGCGAAGCGGAGGAAGACCACCCGGTCCAGCTTGAGCTGCTCCGCCCCCACCAGGGGTCCCCTGACCCGGGCGTGGAGCTGCCGCTGGAAGGGGGTCTTGGGCTCCCCCTCGAGGCGGCCCTCCTCCAGGACCAGGCTCGGGGAGGGGGGGCGGTAGCGGAGCACCAGGTTGAAAAGGCGCCCCGTCCTCCCCTTGAGCAAAACGGCCAGCGTGCCCTCGTCGGGGAAGGCCAGGCCCAGGTTAAGGGCGGGAAGCTCGCCCGAAAGCGCCCGCAAGACGGCGTGGATCAGGAGTCCTTCCATTTTCTGAAAGAAACCAAGAAGGCGGTGTGCCCCACCTGCTGGAAGCGAGGGTGGGCCACGGGGGGCCTAAGGTCCCACTCCCGCCAGCCCACCTCCAAGACCCGCTCCAGGGAGAGGGGCAGCCCCTCTGCCTCCCGGACCAGCTCCAGAACCTGGGTGATGTTGGGCAGGTAGGCCACGAGGAAGCGGTCCGGCTTTAGCGCCCCCGTGGCCTTCTTTAGGACCTTCCAGGGCTCCATAAGGTCCAGGGCCACCCCGTCGTAGGCCTCGGGCTCCAGGGCCGCCTCCTCCAGGCTCCCCTCGTGGAAGCGGACGTTCTCCCCCTTAAAGAAGGCGCGGACGTTCTCCACCGCCTGCCTCAGGTGGTGGGGCCGTTTCTCGTAGGTATCCACCCGCCCTTCCGGCCCCACCGCCCGCGCCAGGAAGAGGGTGAGCCCCCCGGAGCCCGTGCCCGCCTCCAGGACCCGCATCCCCGGGGCGAGGTCCAAAAGGGTGACCATGGCGCTCGCGTCCTTGGGGTAGGTGGGGGTGGCGCTCCTTTTCATGTGGAGCACGTACTCCTCCAGGGTAGGGCGGTGGACGGTGAGGACCTCCCCCAGATGGGTGGC
The sequence above is drawn from the Thermus islandicus DSM 21543 genome and encodes:
- a CDS encoding hydrogenase large subunit; this encodes MEALKEALREGRPVAFFRDGTRLIYVLERARALEVHRLPAGDRFPSLAREFPAMDWFERALWERHALVPEGHPSLKPLRRHDLPYTFRTFPELHEVPVGPVHAGIIEPGHFRFSVLGERILNLEIRLGYQHRGLLSLLPGKGPEEALRLVERTGSEPVAHALAFAEAWEAALGVEAPPRAQGLRRAALELERAFGHLGHLAGLFTDIGYAFGATQVGRVRALLQAEVDRLTGHRYGRNFLRVGGVWREGAVDLEALKSYQMELARMLPRLLKHPQVLDRMRYVGRVRQAEALAYGFVGPTARASGVARDLREEDPYYPGLRPVVRQGGDVLARAQVYAAEALEALAHARRFLRALPPGPLFREVPEGDGEALARVEAGRGEVFWWVRLEGGRVVLAEGVDPSFKNWRALELAVRGEGLPDFPLCNKSFDLSYAGSDL
- the nuoB gene encoding NADH-quinone oxidoreductase subunit NuoB, with translation MSLLVSLRVGLLARRLEELLQVPDHAFGYPELKPEGLSREARAHLLRLCPSRAFGEEGGLFQLDLARCVGCGRCVLAHPEAVGEVRRLEVAVTRREDLVQRVDLEQRAFLDPGPPPPPRKELALPTLAFREVSAGDTGLADSEVALLGNPFHDMSRFGLSVVASPRHADALLVTGPVTRNMAEALRRTYEAMPEPKGVVAVGNEAIAGGAFAESPEVVGGVDRLLPVDVYVPGDPPRPGAILHGLLLLTGRARQRLRGGTFR
- a CDS encoding pyridoxal-phosphate-dependent aminotransferase family protein — encoded protein: MDWLLTPGPVRLHPKALEALARPQLHHRTGPAREVFLKARGLLKEAFRTEGEVLILTGSGTLAMEALVTNLFAPGERVLVPVYGKFSERFYEIALEAGLDVHRLDLPYGRVPRPEDVARKGYRGLLLVHSETSTGALADLPALSGAFKAENPEGLVGADMVTSLLLSEVALEAFGVDAAASGSQKGLMCPPGLGFVALSPRALEGLRPRGYYLNLARELKAQREGESAWTPAINLVRAVAAVLEEVLPRLKEHLALKAWQNGLLYGVGEEKGLKGVPEVRSPAVAAFYLPKGAAYGAVKEAFARRGAVIAGGQGPLKGRIFRLSLMGAYDRYEALGAAALFREVLDEILPAS
- a CDS encoding TIGR01440 family protein; this translates as MEEIRRAAEKAIGEFLELFPMPEGSLFVLGGSTSEVLGERVGTRPSLEAAEAILEGLLPPLRARGILVAVQACEHLNRALVVEREAVRAFGLEEVTVFPHPKAGGSLATAAFLRFQDPVMVESLRAQALGGMDIGGVLIGMHLRPVAVPLRLSVRRIGEATLIAAKTRPKLVGGARAVYTREDMLRKLEEFRPKPL
- the mqnP gene encoding menaquinone biosynthesis prenyltransferase MqnP, which translates into the protein MRRLKLYLELVRFEHTLFALPFAYGGMLWAAGGWPGFRVFLLVTLAMVGARTMAMALNRLIDWRLDALNPRTRNRHLPRGLVKPWETLVLALLGLVLLVYAGLHLNPLTARLLPVAVFFLVFYSYTKRFTWLCHYVLGLTIGAAAPGGWIAVTGSFAPAPLWLWAGVGLWIAGFDILYATQDYAFDRAHGVKSLPARFGLPAALAVARTTHLLAWLAFLVAGLAYGAGGPYFLGLLLVGGLLLVEHRLVSPEDLSKVDLAFFQANVGVSLGMLLFVVLDLLLRR
- the panD gene encoding aspartate 1-decarboxylase, with the translated sequence MFHAKIHRARVTEADLDYVGSVTVDQDLLDAAGILPYEQVDIYDLTNGAWLTTYALPGERGSGEIKINGAAAHLVKPGDLVILVAYGVFEEEEAKGLKPTVVLVDERNRILEVRKG
- a CDS encoding Rqc2 family fibronectin-binding protein; translation: MEGLLIHAVLRALSGELPALNLGLAFPDEGTLAVLLKGRTGRLFNLVLRYRPPSPSLVLEEGRLEGEPKTPFQRQLHARVRGPLVGAEQLKLDRVVFLRFAGERGFVDTPPVVLAFEATGRNANLLLLDETGTLLGVDRVITKEVNRYRELRPGLPYTPPPPYEKLDPRTLKEEDLRVLLGRPLKDLVRHVDGIGKELLQELAKRAGLTPETPLDEEGLKRVYQALRTLVEDPTLRTELSEELRRRFAEEEKAALRKPLLEALEREKRTLLARLADYQRALERLEEAGELRQKADLLLARLQEVPKGADRVVLEGFLGERVEIPLDPALSPQENARKLYERARRLEELATKALDLIPKTEARVKALEEEMARVKEASLEELLQLSQRPREEKGGRLGLRYTSPSGYLVLVGRNAKENDLLTRAAHSEDLWFHAQGVPGSHVILKAEGKSPPLEDLLFAARLAAYHSKARGELQVPVDYTRKKHVWRPRKAAMGQVLYTGAKTLFVEGTLPEGAEGG
- a CDS encoding tRNA (adenine-N1)-methyltransferase gives rise to the protein MSGVEGELLLLKDSKGRAFLVRPRPGGVFHHHRGTVAHEALWQAGPGGRVATHLGEVLTVHRPTLEEYVLHMKRSATPTYPKDASAMVTLLDLAPGMRVLEAGTGSGGLTLFLARAVGPEGRVDTYEKRPHHLRQAVENVRAFFKGENVRFHEGSLEEAALEPEAYDGVALDLMEPWKVLKKATGALKPDRFLVAYLPNITQVLELVREAEGLPLSLERVLEVGWREWDLRPPVAHPRFQQVGHTAFLVSFRKWKDS